A stretch of the Clavibacter sp. B3I6 genome encodes the following:
- a CDS encoding flotillin domain-containing protein, with product MQARGQAEAQAAAALAEAQNKLSREALQARIIASMPEIAREMAAPLANVDNMTIISADGANALNRSVAENMATLPKLLKDTTGIDVATALSSFLGSTAAGTSAGGSASGATATDVGPRTAASEGAGI from the coding sequence ATCCAGGCCCGCGGCCAGGCGGAGGCCCAGGCGGCCGCCGCGCTCGCCGAGGCGCAGAACAAGCTGTCGCGCGAGGCCCTGCAGGCGCGCATCATCGCGTCCATGCCGGAGATCGCGCGCGAGATGGCGGCGCCGCTCGCGAACGTGGACAACATGACGATCATCTCGGCGGACGGCGCCAACGCGCTCAACCGCTCGGTGGCCGAGAACATGGCGACGCTGCCGAAGCTGCTGAAGGACACCACGGGCATCGACGTCGCCACGGCGCTGAGCTCGTTCCTCGGCTCGACGGCCGCGGGCACGTCCGCCGGCGGATCCGCGTCCGGTGCGACCGCCACGGACGTGGGCCCGAGGACGGCCGCGTCCGAGGGCGCCGGGATCTGA
- a CDS encoding MFS transporter: MRSPSPFAALWGANALSNLADGLVFVAVPLVAADLTDDPRAVAGLATTYALVRLLVALPVGVHVDRLDRRTLLVVANLLRGAALVALAAAIHAGVASLVLLYAVMAVVGVLESAADGAAVAVLPSLVPRDRLDRANARIAGTQLVADEFVGPPLGGILFAVAAAVPLYATGGLWGAAGAVALALPRRPPAADLADAPRASVVREAAEGVRWLAGHRVVGALALLGGLASVGYMLPFSVLVLFARDRLGLDAAGYGVLLAASALGGLAGSAIAAPLRARLGARWTIVCALALGAVSLAGLAVTRDPVVAGVLLALYILHAVVWGVCATSLRQRLVPDPLLGRVGAAGRVLSLLGLAVGSALGGALATVGIAVPTIAGAAVFAGCAVLAVLRLHGSDAVAD, translated from the coding sequence GTGAGATCCCCGAGCCCGTTCGCGGCGCTGTGGGGCGCGAACGCGCTCTCCAACCTCGCGGACGGGCTCGTCTTCGTGGCCGTGCCGCTCGTGGCGGCGGACCTCACCGACGACCCGCGCGCGGTGGCGGGGCTCGCCACGACGTACGCGCTCGTGCGGCTGCTGGTCGCGCTGCCCGTGGGCGTCCACGTCGACCGGCTCGACCGGCGCACGCTGCTGGTGGTCGCGAACCTCCTCCGCGGTGCCGCGCTCGTGGCGCTGGCCGCGGCGATCCACGCGGGCGTCGCCTCGCTCGTCCTCCTCTACGCGGTGATGGCCGTGGTCGGCGTGCTCGAGAGCGCGGCCGACGGCGCCGCGGTGGCCGTGCTGCCGTCGCTCGTGCCGCGCGACCGGCTCGACCGGGCCAACGCGCGGATCGCCGGCACGCAGCTCGTCGCCGACGAGTTCGTGGGCCCGCCGCTCGGCGGGATCCTCTTCGCGGTCGCCGCCGCCGTGCCCCTCTACGCGACGGGCGGGCTCTGGGGCGCGGCCGGCGCCGTGGCCCTCGCGCTGCCGCGGCGACCGCCCGCCGCGGACCTCGCGGACGCGCCGCGCGCCTCCGTCGTGCGCGAGGCCGCGGAGGGCGTGCGCTGGCTGGCGGGCCACCGCGTGGTCGGCGCGCTCGCGCTCCTCGGCGGCCTCGCGAGCGTCGGGTACATGCTGCCGTTCTCGGTGCTCGTGCTCTTCGCGCGCGACCGGCTGGGACTCGACGCCGCGGGCTACGGCGTGCTCCTCGCGGCCTCCGCGCTCGGCGGCCTCGCCGGATCCGCGATCGCCGCGCCCCTCCGCGCCCGCCTCGGCGCCCGGTGGACGATCGTCTGCGCCCTCGCGCTCGGCGCCGTGAGCCTCGCGGGGCTGGCCGTCACCCGGGATCCGGTCGTCGCCGGGGTCCTGCTCGCTCTCTACATCCTGCACGCGGTCGTCTGGGGCGTCTGCGCGACTTCGCTCCGGCAGCGCCTGGTGCCGGATCCGCTGCTCGGCCGCGTGGGCGCCGCCGGCCGGGTGCTCAGCCTGCTCGGCCTCGCGGTCGGCTCGGCGCTCGGCGGTGCGCTCGCGACCGTCGGCATCGCGGTGCCGACGATCGCGGGCGCGGCCGTGTTCGCGGGCTGCGCGGTGCTGGCGGTGCTCCGCCTCCACGGGTCCGACGCCGTCGCGGACTAG
- a CDS encoding Rieske 2Fe-2S domain-containing protein, translating to MRELKLVSAITKIEDAEVLDPIVAKVRGTVVALLKPRALADLLHGVPFGHPLHPVAVLIPSGAWISSAVLDLLPGNEKASQALVGVGILSAAPSIVSGYADWSQLHEQQLRVGIVHSAANALATGLYGLSWIQRARGKQTSGKILGLAGLGLVSAGGFLGGHLAYRQASGANHAEDVPHRFPAGWQELGQLDDLPDGRLAKRDVAGLPVLVRRHGMTVDALSNTCSHLSAPLDEGELGKDPKTGEACVTCPWHQSVFSLKTGEVIHGPATAPQPRFETRVTAGLVEVRLPNAG from the coding sequence ATGAGGGAGCTGAAGCTCGTCTCGGCCATCACGAAGATCGAGGACGCCGAGGTGCTCGACCCGATCGTCGCCAAGGTGCGCGGCACCGTGGTCGCCCTGCTCAAGCCGCGTGCGCTGGCCGACCTGCTGCACGGCGTGCCGTTCGGGCACCCGCTGCACCCCGTCGCCGTGCTGATCCCGTCGGGCGCGTGGATCTCGTCCGCGGTCCTCGACCTCCTGCCCGGCAACGAGAAAGCCAGCCAGGCGCTCGTGGGCGTCGGGATCCTCAGTGCCGCGCCGTCGATCGTCTCCGGCTACGCCGACTGGTCGCAGCTGCACGAGCAGCAGCTCCGGGTGGGCATCGTGCACTCCGCCGCCAACGCGCTCGCCACCGGCCTCTACGGGCTGTCGTGGATCCAGCGCGCCCGCGGCAAGCAGACGAGCGGCAAGATCCTCGGCCTCGCGGGCCTCGGCCTCGTCTCCGCCGGCGGCTTCCTCGGCGGTCACCTCGCGTACCGCCAGGCGTCGGGCGCGAACCACGCCGAGGACGTGCCGCACCGCTTCCCCGCCGGCTGGCAGGAGCTCGGCCAGCTCGACGACCTGCCCGACGGCCGCCTCGCGAAGCGCGACGTCGCGGGCCTGCCGGTCCTCGTCCGCCGCCACGGCATGACGGTGGACGCGCTCAGCAACACCTGCAGCCACCTCTCCGCGCCGCTCGACGAGGGCGAGCTCGGGAAGGACCCGAAGACCGGCGAGGCCTGCGTCACCTGCCCGTGGCACCAGAGCGTCTTCAGCCTGAAGACGGGCGAGGTCATCCACGGCCCCGCGACGGCGCCCCAGCCGCGCTTCGAGACCCGCGTCACGGCCGGCCTCGTGGAGGTGCGGCTGCCGAACGCGGGCTAG
- a CDS encoding glucose 1-dehydrogenase, giving the protein MSDDQYTFQDPAAMYSGIDTTAQEQDGPGLDADLQETADRGEKSYRGSGRLEGRKALITGADSGIGAAVAIAFAREGADIALSYLPEEEEDAKQVVALIEEAGRKAVTIPGDISTAEFSRELVAKAVEGLGGLDILVNNAGKQQNFDTLEEISDEEFDVTFKTNVYAMFWITKAALAHLKPGSTIINTSSIQAYQPSPNLIHYATTKASINAFSKGLAQQLAPKGIRVNVVAPGPVWTPLQTAGGQPAEALPSFGEDTPLGRPGQPAELAPAFVFLASPESSYVIGETLHVNGGMPTP; this is encoded by the coding sequence ATGAGCGACGACCAGTACACCTTCCAGGACCCCGCCGCGATGTACAGCGGCATCGACACGACCGCCCAGGAGCAGGACGGACCCGGCCTCGACGCCGACCTCCAGGAGACCGCGGACCGCGGCGAGAAGAGCTACCGCGGATCCGGCCGCCTCGAGGGACGCAAGGCCCTCATCACGGGCGCCGACTCGGGCATCGGCGCGGCCGTCGCCATCGCCTTCGCCCGCGAGGGCGCGGACATCGCCCTCTCCTACCTCCCCGAGGAGGAGGAGGACGCGAAGCAGGTCGTCGCCCTCATCGAGGAGGCCGGCCGGAAGGCCGTCACCATCCCCGGCGACATCTCCACGGCCGAGTTCAGCCGCGAGCTCGTCGCGAAGGCCGTCGAGGGCCTCGGCGGCCTCGACATCCTCGTGAACAACGCGGGCAAGCAGCAGAACTTCGACACGCTCGAGGAGATCTCGGACGAGGAGTTCGACGTCACCTTCAAGACCAACGTCTACGCGATGTTCTGGATCACGAAGGCGGCCCTCGCGCACCTGAAGCCCGGCTCCACGATCATCAACACGTCGTCGATCCAGGCGTACCAGCCGTCGCCGAACCTCATCCACTACGCGACCACCAAGGCGTCGATCAACGCGTTCTCGAAGGGCCTCGCGCAGCAGCTCGCGCCCAAGGGCATCCGCGTGAACGTCGTCGCGCCCGGCCCCGTGTGGACCCCGCTGCAGACCGCCGGCGGCCAGCCCGCCGAGGCGCTGCCGTCGTTCGGCGAGGACACCCCCCTCGGCCGCCCCGGCCAGCCCGCCGAGCTCGCCCCGGCGTTCGTGTTCCTCGCCTCGCCCGAGTCGAGCTACGTCATCGGCGAGACGCTGCACGTCAACGGCGGCATGCCCACGCCGTAG